A window of Dehalococcoidia bacterium genomic DNA:
CGCCGACGGTTATCAGCAGCACCACGAGCGCGACCAGCGCCGCTGCCGTCGCGGCGAGGCAAAGGGCCAGGAAGACGCTGCCCTCGGTGCGGCGCCAACGCCTCCGGCGCGCCTGCTCCGATGTCGCCAGTGCGCTCACTCGTATCCCTCGCGGAAGCGCCCGATGAGCCACTGGGCGAAGATGTTGAGGAGGAGGGTTGTGAGGAAGAGCATGACAGCGACCGCGAAGATCGTGCTGTACTCGAGTGTCCCGCGAGGCGTATCGCCCAGGCTGATCTGGACGATGTAGGCAGTCATCGTCTGCATGCCCTCGAGCGGGTTGAGGGAGAGATTCGGCTGGTTACCGGCCGCGACGACGACGATCATGGTCTCGCCGACGGCGCGCGAGACGGCCAGGATGCAGGCCGCGACGATACCGGACAGCGCGGCGGGCACGACGATGCGGGTCGACACCTCGAACTTGTTCGCGCCGACGCCGTAGGCTCCTTCGCGCAGGGCGTTAGGCACGGACCGCATGGCGTCCTCGCTCAGAGAGGACACGAGCGGCAGGATCATGATCGCCATCGCGATGGCAGCGGAGAGGGCGTTGAACAGGGGAGTGTCCGAGCCGAAGAGGCGCCGGACGATCTCGGGTGAGATGAAGGTCAAGGCGAAATAGCCGTACACAACCGTCGGGATGCCGGCAAGTATCTCCAGTACCGGCTTGACCACCGCCCGCACGCGCCCCGGGGCGTACTCGCTGAGGTAGATGGCGACTCCCATGCCGAGAGGGATGGCGAAGAGCATCGCCGTGAGCGCGATCATGAGCGTGGCGTTGAGCAGGGGCAGGACGCCGAAGTGCTTGTTCGTGAAAAGTGGCGTCCATTCTGTCCCGGTCAGGAACTCGACGATCGAGATTTCTTCGAAGAACCTGACTGTCTCTTCGAACAGCGTGAAGACAATCCCGAAGGTGGTGATCACGGAGACGGCGGCGCAGGCGAAGAGCAGCGCGTAGATGGGCCACTCACGGACCCGCCTGGCTGAGGTCGAACGGTGGGCGAATGTCCATGACGGCGCGGGCGCAGGGGCGGGGGCTTCCATTGCGTCTACGGGCACGAGACCACCCTTCCGTCGAAAGTCTGGCACCGCCATCCCTTCGGGGAAAGGGGGCGGCGGTGCAGCGTTCGGGCTAGCGGCCCTGGGATGGCGCCCCCAGCTCAGTACCCGCCGGCCGCGGCCGCCTGGTAGATCTGGAGCACCGTCTTGCCGGCTGTGTCCCCCACATAGGCGGTGCCGGTCTTGCGCGAGGTCCAGCGGGCGGTGGCGAGCTCATAGATCGCTGGTGGGAACGGGACGTATCCGACTTCCTTTGCAAGCACGGGCACGTTCTTCAGGTAGAAGTCGACGAACGCCTTCACTTCAGGCCTGTCGGCGTGGTCGCGGCGCACGTATATGAACAGAGGCCGCGAGAGCGGAGTGTAGGCGCCACTCTCGACCGTCGCCGCCGATGGAGTCACGCAGCCCTTGCCCTGGTCGATCTGGACGGCCTTGAGCTTGTTCTGGTTTTCGATGTAATAGGCGAGGCCGAAGTAACCGAGGGCGTAGCGGTCGCCGGAGACGCCCTGGACGAGGACGTTGTCGTCTTCGGAGGCAGTGTAGTCGCCGCGGCTGGCGTCTTCCTTGCCGTTGATGGCCTCGGTGAAGTAGTCGAAGGTGCCGGAGTCGGTACCCGGCCCGAAGAGCCGGATGGTCTCGTTCGGCCAGTCGGCGCGTATGTCGCTCCACTTTGTCACCACGCCCTGGGCTTCTGGAGACCAGAGCTTCTTGAGTTCGGTAGTGGTCATGCAAGACGCCCATGTGTTCTGCGGGTTGACGACAACCGACAGGGCGTCGTAAGCGACCGGGATTTCGATCCACTCGATGCCCTTGGCCTTACATGTTTCGATCTCAGGCTGGCGGATTGGCCGCGAGGCGTCGCTGATGCTGGTCTCGCCGTTGCAGAACTTCTGGAATCCGCCGCCTGTGCCGGAGATGCCGACGGTGACGTTGACGTTGCGCTGGACCCGGCGGAACTCCTCCGCAACTGCTTCCGTGATCGGAAAGACCGTGCTGGAGCCGTCGATCAGGATGTTGCCGCTGAGCCGCGGCTCTGCGGCCGAGTCCGTGCTGCCGTCGTCGTTGGACTGGCCGCAAGCGGCCAGCAGGGCGGCTGTCAGCAGCATCAGAGCTCCCGCGGCAAACCCGATCGACCGCG
This region includes:
- the pstC gene encoding phosphate ABC transporter permease subunit PstC, giving the protein MPVDAMEAPAPAPAPSWTFAHRSTSARRVREWPIYALLFACAAVSVITTFGIVFTLFEETVRFFEEISIVEFLTGTEWTPLFTNKHFGVLPLLNATLMIALTAMLFAIPLGMGVAIYLSEYAPGRVRAVVKPVLEILAGIPTVVYGYFALTFISPEIVRRLFGSDTPLFNALSAAIAMAIMILPLVSSLSEDAMRSVPNALREGAYGVGANKFEVSTRIVVPAALSGIVAACILAVSRAVGETMIVVVAAGNQPNLSLNPLEGMQTMTAYIVQISLGDTPRGTLEYSTIFAVAVMLFLTTLLLNIFAQWLIGRFREGYE
- a CDS encoding PstS family phosphate ABC transporter substrate-binding protein, giving the protein MLLTAALLAACGQSNDDGSTDSAAEPRLSGNILIDGSSTVFPITEAVAEEFRRVQRNVNVTVGISGTGGGFQKFCNGETSISDASRPIRQPEIETCKAKGIEWIEIPVAYDALSVVVNPQNTWASCMTTTELKKLWSPEAQGVVTKWSDIRADWPNETIRLFGPGTDSGTFDYFTEAINGKEDASRGDYTASEDDNVLVQGVSGDRYALGYFGLAYYIENQNKLKAVQIDQGKGCVTPSAATVESGAYTPLSRPLFIYVRRDHADRPEVKAFVDFYLKNVPVLAKEVGYVPFPPAIYELATARWTSRKTGTAYVGDTAGKTVLQIYQAAAAGGY